One window from the genome of Oryctolagus cuniculus chromosome 1, mOryCun1.1, whole genome shotgun sequence encodes:
- the LRRC55 gene encoding leucine-rich repeat-containing protein 55 codes for MLLISLLLAAGLMHSDAGTSCPVLCTCRNQVVDCSSQRLFSVPPDLPMDTRNLSLAHNRIAAVPPGYLTCYMELRVLDLRNNSLMELPPGLFLHAKRLAHLDLSYNNLSHVPADMFQEAHALVHIDLSHNPWLRRVHPQAFQGLLQLRDLDLSYGGLAFLSLEALEGLPGLVTLQIGGNPWVCGCTMEPLLKWLRNRIQRCTADSQLAECRGPPEVEGAPLFSLTEESFKACHLTLTLDDYLFIAFVGFVVSIASVATNFLLGITANCCHRWSKASEEEEI; via the exons ATGCTGCTCATCTCCCTCCTCCTAGCAGCTGGCCTGATGCACTCGGATGCCGGCACCAGCTGCCCAGTCCTTTGCACGTGTCGTAATCAGGTGGTGGATTGCAGCAGCCAGCGGCTCTTCTCCGTGCCCCCGGACCTGCCGATGGACACCCGcaacctcagcctggcccacaacCGCATCGCGGCCGTGCCCCCCGGCTACCTCACGTGCTACATGGAGCTCCGAGTGCTGGATTTGCGCAACAACTCCTTGATGGAGCTGCCCCCGGGCCTCTTCCTCCACGCCAAGCGTTTGGCACACCTGGATCTCAGCTACAACAACCTCAGCCATGTGCCAGCTGACATGTTCCAGGAGGCCCATGCACTCGTGCACATCGACCTGAGCCACAACCCGTGGCTGCGGAGGGTGCACCCCCAGGCCTTCCAGGGCCTCCTGCAGCTCCGAGACCTGGACCTCAGCTATGGGGGACTGGCATTCCTCAGCCTCGAGGCCCTGGAGGGCCTGCCCGGGCTGGTGACCCTGCAGATAGGAGGCAACCCCTGGGTGTGTGGCTGCACCATGGAGCCCCTGCTGAAGTGGCTGCGGAACCGGATCCAGCGCTGCACAGCGG ATTCTCAGCTGGCTGAGTGCCGGGGTCCCCCAGAAGTGGAGGGTGCTCCCCTCTTCTCACTCACCGAGGAGAGCTTCAAAGCCTGCCACCTGACCCTGACCTTGGATGATTACCTCTTCATCGCATTTGTGGGCTTCGTCGTCTCCATCGCGTCCGTGGCCACCAACTTCCTCTTGGGCATCACAGCCAACTGCTGCCACCGTTGGAGCAAAGCCAGTGAAGAGGAAGAGATCTGA